One genomic segment of Phycisphaerae bacterium includes these proteins:
- a CDS encoding N-acetyltransferase — translation MGVLHVIIRDERPEDIQAIAEVTAAAFATHPHSRQTEVFIINSLRQAGALSVSLVAEVENRVVGHVAFSPITIDGQRCDWYGAGPVSVLPSLQRQGIGTALLNKGLDRLRSAAARGCALVGDPPYYQRFGFRNFPDLILEGIPPEYFMALPFTDDPPRGLVEFHEAFKATC, via the coding sequence ATGGGAGTCCTGCACGTGATCATCAGAGACGAACGGCCGGAAGACATCCAAGCCATCGCAGAGGTCACCGCGGCCGCGTTTGCGACTCATCCGCACAGCCGGCAGACGGAAGTCTTCATCATCAACTCCCTGCGCCAGGCCGGTGCCCTCAGTGTGTCACTCGTGGCCGAGGTGGAAAATCGCGTCGTCGGCCACGTTGCTTTTTCGCCGATCACCATCGACGGGCAGCGCTGCGACTGGTACGGCGCCGGGCCGGTGTCGGTCCTGCCGTCGCTTCAACGACAGGGCATCGGAACGGCCCTGTTGAACAAGGGATTGGACAGACTCAGATCCGCCGCCGCGAGGGGTTGCGCGCTGGTCGGCGATCCCCCGTATTACCAGCGTTTCGGGTTCAGGAACTTCCCCGATCTGATCCTCGAAGGCATCCCTCCGGAGTACTTCATGGCCTTGCCCTTCACCGACGATCCCCCGCGCGGCCTCGTTGAATTCCACGAGGCGTTCAAAGCGACGTGCTGA